In Gimesia benthica, a single window of DNA contains:
- a CDS encoding serine/threonine-protein kinase yields MSEATPGLESTESQLALDALTEAMEQFVSDWESAEEPPELRAYLSQTKPVPVFLLSELIKIDLEYRWQRFNFPKRLQEYLEEFPELQTASLPVDLLYEEYHLRRQNGFDVDPDEYLGYLPTGSPQLQQLFDLDHAYQTTSLFHKIRPQTWHQFQPGQTVDDFDLLTLLGQGAFARVFQARQNSMQRLVALKISEDSSDEPQTLAQFDHENIVRVFDQRILPDEKLRLLYMQYLPGGTLQSVIELIRKTAPAERSGSLLVSALNQSLELRGESRPTESVTYQTLNSLTWPETICWIGIRLAKALDYAHQKGVLHRDIKPANVLLTAEGVPKLADFNISFSSHVTGTTPAAYFGGSLAYMSPEQLEAYDPTHTRLPESLDERSDLFSLGLMLAELLTGKRPFENPAMTDSWSSLLSQMIEQRKAGQSLQAAPQHLPPDCPEHLITVLQKCLAPDPAERWNSGQELASQLELCLNPRAQQILFPSSKSWFARCTGCEVLIIILIVAIPNILAGLFNFFHNQKHIIEQLKNSQDAFWNIQTTINLIAYPTGLGLMGWLTWTLVRERAPKRAPAQPAAPPDTMLQKRCLRLGHYAALICTTLWIIAGIAYPVSMHYAIGSLPVSAYLHFLGSLLLCGLIAASYPFFGVTYFSLHTIYPQLIERADFSQQSPEPLERLKKLSWVYLILAFLVPMLSIAALAILNLDDKLAIVLITVAGTLGAVSIFRVFQSLQADLDALITLYSRNQRGPQSASLSGIN; encoded by the coding sequence TTGTCCGAAGCTACGCCAGGTCTTGAATCAACAGAGAGCCAGCTTGCGCTTGATGCGTTGACTGAAGCCATGGAACAGTTTGTTTCCGACTGGGAGTCTGCAGAAGAACCGCCCGAGTTACGTGCTTATCTTTCACAAACGAAGCCGGTCCCGGTTTTTCTGTTGAGCGAGTTGATCAAAATCGACCTCGAATATCGCTGGCAGCGTTTCAATTTCCCTAAACGCCTGCAGGAATACCTTGAGGAATTCCCCGAACTGCAGACCGCGAGTCTGCCCGTTGACCTGCTCTATGAAGAATATCATCTCCGGCGGCAGAACGGATTTGATGTCGATCCCGACGAATACTTGGGCTACCTCCCCACGGGTAGTCCACAACTGCAGCAACTCTTCGATCTGGATCATGCCTACCAGACCACCAGTCTGTTTCACAAGATCCGACCTCAGACATGGCATCAGTTTCAGCCCGGACAGACAGTAGATGATTTTGATCTGCTGACCCTGCTCGGTCAGGGTGCGTTTGCCCGCGTCTTCCAGGCCCGCCAGAATTCGATGCAGCGTCTGGTCGCTTTGAAAATCTCGGAGGATTCCAGCGACGAACCACAGACCCTGGCTCAGTTCGACCACGAAAATATCGTACGGGTGTTTGACCAGCGCATCCTTCCCGATGAAAAACTGCGTCTGTTGTATATGCAGTATCTGCCGGGAGGAACTCTGCAGTCAGTGATAGAACTGATTCGCAAAACGGCGCCCGCAGAGCGTTCAGGCAGCCTGCTGGTTTCCGCTTTGAACCAGTCACTGGAATTGCGGGGAGAAAGCCGACCAACCGAGTCGGTCACCTACCAGACCCTGAATTCACTCACCTGGCCCGAGACGATCTGCTGGATCGGCATCCGGCTGGCGAAGGCGCTGGACTATGCTCATCAGAAAGGAGTCCTGCACCGCGACATCAAGCCTGCGAATGTGCTGCTGACTGCGGAAGGGGTTCCCAAACTGGCCGACTTCAACATCAGCTTCAGCTCGCATGTGACAGGGACGACACCCGCAGCCTATTTCGGGGGCAGCCTGGCTTACATGTCGCCCGAACAGCTGGAAGCCTATGATCCGACACATACGCGCCTGCCCGAAAGCCTGGATGAGCGCAGCGATCTCTTTTCGCTGGGGCTGATGCTGGCCGAGTTGCTGACCGGAAAACGCCCCTTTGAGAATCCTGCGATGACCGACAGCTGGTCCAGCCTGCTCAGCCAGATGATCGAACAGCGCAAAGCCGGTCAGAGCCTGCAGGCAGCTCCTCAGCACCTGCCCCCCGATTGCCCCGAGCATCTGATTACCGTACTCCAGAAATGCCTGGCTCCCGATCCTGCAGAGCGGTGGAATTCGGGCCAGGAACTGGCCAGCCAGCTCGAGTTATGTCTGAATCCACGTGCCCAGCAGATCCTGTTTCCTTCATCGAAAAGCTGGTTTGCCCGTTGCACCGGGTGTGAAGTACTGATCATAATTTTAATCGTCGCGATACCTAATATCCTGGCGGGACTGTTTAACTTTTTCCACAACCAGAAGCACATCATCGAGCAACTGAAAAATTCGCAGGATGCCTTCTGGAATATTCAGACCACCATCAACCTGATCGCCTATCCGACTGGCCTCGGTCTGATGGGCTGGCTCACCTGGACACTGGTCAGAGAACGCGCCCCGAAACGAGCTCCTGCGCAGCCCGCTGCACCACCAGATACGATGCTACAGAAACGCTGTCTGCGACTCGGACACTATGCCGCCCTGATCTGCACCACGCTCTGGATCATCGCGGGGATCGCCTATCCGGTGAGCATGCATTACGCCATCGGTTCGCTGCCGGTCTCTGCGTATCTGCATTTCCTGGGATCTCTGCTGCTCTGCGGCCTGATCGCTGCCAGTTACCCGTTTTTTGGGGTCACCTATTTCAGCCTGCATACGATTTATCCGCAACTGATCGAGCGGGCTGATTTCAGCCAGCAATCTCCTGAGCCACTGGAGCGACTCAAGAAATTGAGCTGGGTCTATCTGATCCTGGCGTTCCTGGTACCGATGCTCAGCATCGCCGCCCTGGCGATATTAAACCTGGATGACAAACTCGCCATCGTGCTGATTACGGTCGCAGGCACACTGGGAGCGGTCAGTATCTTTCGCGTCTTCCAGTCGCTTCAGGCTGACCTGGATGCACTCATCACGCTCTACTCCCGGAACCAGCGCGGTCCACAATCGGCTTCGCTCTCCGGAATCAACTGA
- a CDS encoding RNA polymerase sigma factor, translating into MAADIEELIQRIQQGSDPALLEFLEIHRAPLLAFINKNMSDALKSKVEANDILQEVSLNAVSTFSEFDFEKKTPFNWLCHLAERRIIDNHRKYFQVQKRAAGREIRQPAGGDAAGQGFMDLLVASMTSPSQAFSRGAREMKLLTALESLPEESREAIRLKYVEGLNSSEIADQLGKSDVAVRVLVSRAMAKLQEQLKQEDEFKSLLGG; encoded by the coding sequence ATGGCGGCAGATATTGAAGAATTGATCCAACGGATTCAGCAGGGCAGCGATCCCGCGCTGCTGGAATTTCTCGAAATCCATCGTGCCCCTTTGCTGGCGTTCATCAACAAAAACATGAGTGATGCGCTGAAATCCAAAGTGGAAGCGAACGACATTCTGCAGGAAGTCTCGCTGAATGCCGTCTCAACATTTTCTGAATTTGATTTCGAAAAGAAAACTCCCTTTAACTGGCTCTGTCATCTCGCAGAACGGCGGATCATTGATAATCACCGCAAATACTTCCAGGTGCAGAAGCGGGCTGCTGGCCGGGAGATTCGTCAGCCTGCTGGTGGTGATGCAGCAGGGCAGGGTTTTATGGATCTGCTGGTAGCCAGTATGACCAGCCCCAGCCAGGCGTTCTCCCGCGGTGCCCGGGAAATGAAACTTCTGACCGCACTGGAGTCTCTCCCCGAGGAAAGTCGCGAGGCCATTCGACTGAAATATGTTGAAGGACTTAATTCCAGTGAGATCGCTGACCAGCTGGGTAAATCGGATGTGGCAGTGCGGGTGCTCGTCAGCCGGGCGATGGCAAAGCTGCAGGAGCAGCTCAAACAGGAAGATGAATTTAAAAGTCTGCTGGGAGGCTGA
- a CDS encoding LOG family protein, whose protein sequence is MSRKYRKTRPRVSESDVLPTEHCTELYPHESIIASIKDTADKLKQDQATRGDLKILDRALKELRYAFKVFTPYRKQRKVTVFGSARTLPDDPAYQQALHFGRRMAEEKWMTVTGAGPGIMEAAHVGAGTDMSMGVNIMLPFEQEPNYVIHKDEKLVNLNYFFTRKLLFVKEVHAIVCCAGGFGTQDEAFETLTLVQTGKRDPMPIVLLEAPGGTYWNDWKAYIENNLLKHELISPEDLSLFHITDDIEDAVDEIIGFYSVYNSMRYVNGRLVLRLHVEPSNEFVEQLNIEFKDILESGIITKVDAHDLEMDDEHLVDLPRISLLFNRKNLGRLRQMIDRINSELSPAPGEEEEEE, encoded by the coding sequence ATGTCGAGGAAATATCGAAAAACCCGCCCCCGCGTTTCAGAGTCTGACGTACTGCCAACGGAACACTGCACCGAGCTGTATCCGCACGAATCGATCATTGCCAGTATCAAAGACACAGCTGACAAACTCAAGCAGGACCAGGCAACGCGCGGCGACCTCAAGATTCTCGACCGGGCACTCAAAGAACTGCGCTATGCTTTCAAGGTTTTCACACCTTACCGCAAGCAGCGAAAAGTGACCGTCTTCGGCTCAGCCCGAACTCTGCCCGACGATCCCGCTTACCAGCAGGCCCTGCACTTCGGTCGTAGAATGGCGGAAGAAAAATGGATGACCGTTACCGGCGCCGGCCCGGGGATTATGGAAGCCGCCCACGTAGGTGCTGGGACCGATATGTCGATGGGCGTCAACATCATGCTCCCGTTCGAGCAGGAACCCAATTACGTCATCCATAAAGACGAAAAACTGGTCAACCTGAACTACTTCTTCACTCGCAAACTGCTGTTTGTGAAAGAGGTCCACGCGATCGTCTGTTGTGCGGGTGGATTCGGCACCCAGGACGAAGCATTCGAAACCCTGACGCTGGTTCAGACCGGGAAACGGGATCCGATGCCCATCGTCTTACTGGAAGCGCCGGGAGGCACGTACTGGAATGACTGGAAAGCTTACATTGAAAACAATCTGCTGAAGCATGAACTAATCTCTCCGGAAGACTTGTCACTGTTTCATATCACCGATGACATCGAAGATGCCGTCGACGAAATCATCGGTTTTTACAGCGTCTACAACAGTATGCGGTACGTAAACGGACGCCTGGTACTGCGTCTGCACGTCGAGCCCAGCAATGAATTCGTGGAACAGCTCAACATCGAATTCAAAGACATTTTGGAATCAGGTATCATCACCAAGGTCGATGCCCATGATCTGGAAATGGACGACGAACACCTGGTCGACCTGCCTAGGATTTCGCTGCTGTTCAACCGCAAAAACCTGGGACGCTTACGGCAGATGATTGACCGCATCAACTCGGAACTGTCTCCCGCTCCTGGCGAAGAGGAGGAAGAAGAATAG
- a CDS encoding STAS domain-containing protein: protein MTNYHDDFQLEWHGNTVVIIPASNVESMSWDLIEQAADIVMAPLQEVEIPMVVFDLSDVSYFGSVFLALLLRCHKHVRSRGGELVLCGASKMASELLRITALDTLWAIYETRDEALDALMG, encoded by the coding sequence ATGACGAACTACCACGACGATTTTCAATTGGAATGGCATGGAAACACGGTTGTAATCATTCCGGCGAGCAACGTGGAATCTATGAGCTGGGACCTGATCGAACAGGCCGCTGATATCGTCATGGCACCGTTGCAGGAAGTCGAAATTCCCATGGTTGTTTTTGACTTGAGTGATGTGAGTTACTTTGGCTCAGTCTTCCTGGCCCTGCTGCTGCGATGCCACAAACATGTGCGCAGTCGTGGAGGCGAACTGGTTCTGTGCGGTGCCAGTAAAATGGCCAGCGAATTACTCCGCATTACGGCGTTAGACACCCTCTGGGCGATTTACGAAACCAGGGACGAAGCCCTCGATGCCCTGATGGGTTAA
- a CDS encoding HEAT repeat domain-containing protein: MSEVRRSHQKWLSWTLPLLVCAALSGCQKSLLQNVSETPVVTAFKEVETFKPEIPAELEGLNVYLSQDLWVKNHHWSPYDEWITLRDLKTTELSAPHNHRWLFGVKQDSSPLQQVAQAVETPDKSAKAEQDADDTTAEKSAGAEKPTAPNNKSAAESWSFNALHDFFHREEDSEPTHKSQKIAALQQLAAHDTLAGWNATILWATLAPRTAADTIPTLEKLVCEADKRSDSESKSDKKQKASVSPGIRLAALNGLSLVLAHADALPIETKQRLTQLLSHPDISFKLRGELYRSLSRFMPPAQITSMNQSMDITDSNALPPKELRRAALEGCIMHGLWFYAEPDQFSHRSAASQQPRPYQSSAWPENIMQVRWDPDAIIRWNFGYWAAVVRHPDAEAILTAQLKDADMLVQNKAIRNLGLLGSDSALRILKQQSTRPQETVRVAAATGLSSWGPVYLAGLGDDSSSAVRLAVAEGLGQSPTADAALQLKSLINDRSTEVQLTVIESIRHWPDELAIPLLLEGIKEGVFKTRRASVLQLTERTGVGGIISIEASREERTAAIQSLVQSGQLPGGFWTQLMQQGIHQESRVNQGRVAELQAYFQQLINQSPDAPGWQHAFQELTQLTPEEVNQLEKMILETSVAIPDEVYSDLLPKLDTNYAALQQLNSSHVTDRRQAAQQLFMSSQKSSLNPVIVKRLRTMMSREQDRLVWRIVMESISRDSYEEAAQLALLAINHNWPDIRVLGCEYFGAHGIPQYAPWVLPLLNDSNHSVQLAAIRALGQCHNPIAINGVQSDEQNPSRPASLRNLLTHSNQRVRFETVVALSHLGDFQGMQELVRLSNDTRSAVRRDAVREMGESGQTRFVEPLIQMAWTERNSSTLEEILSSLGRLVPPSDQPAELKTVSSPSEQAKIWMNWWQTQHSGSSSRLSTGR, translated from the coding sequence GTGTCAGAGGTTCGTCGAAGTCATCAAAAATGGCTGTCGTGGACTCTCCCGCTTCTGGTCTGCGCGGCACTCTCTGGATGTCAGAAAAGTCTGTTACAAAACGTCAGTGAAACGCCGGTCGTAACTGCCTTCAAAGAGGTAGAGACCTTCAAACCAGAGATCCCCGCCGAGTTGGAAGGCTTAAACGTTTATCTCTCCCAGGATCTGTGGGTCAAAAACCATCACTGGTCTCCGTATGACGAATGGATAACGCTTCGCGATTTAAAAACAACGGAGCTCTCTGCCCCACACAACCATCGCTGGCTGTTTGGCGTCAAACAGGACAGCTCTCCTCTACAACAGGTCGCGCAAGCTGTCGAAACGCCTGATAAGTCAGCAAAAGCAGAACAGGACGCAGACGATACCACAGCAGAGAAATCAGCTGGGGCTGAGAAACCGACTGCTCCCAACAACAAGTCAGCAGCAGAGAGCTGGTCGTTCAATGCCCTGCACGACTTCTTCCACCGGGAAGAAGACAGCGAACCGACGCATAAGTCACAGAAAATTGCCGCCCTGCAACAACTGGCCGCACATGATACACTGGCAGGCTGGAACGCAACCATCCTCTGGGCCACCCTGGCCCCCCGGACTGCGGCCGACACCATTCCGACGCTGGAGAAGCTGGTCTGTGAAGCGGATAAGCGTTCGGATTCCGAATCAAAGTCTGACAAGAAACAGAAAGCCAGCGTTTCGCCAGGCATACGACTCGCGGCACTCAATGGTCTCTCGCTGGTACTGGCACATGCAGACGCGCTGCCTATTGAGACTAAGCAACGCCTGACCCAACTGCTTTCGCATCCTGATATTTCCTTCAAGCTGCGAGGGGAACTCTACCGCAGCCTGTCACGTTTCATGCCACCTGCTCAAATCACATCCATGAACCAGTCGATGGATATCACTGACAGCAACGCGTTGCCACCGAAGGAACTTCGCCGGGCGGCCCTGGAAGGCTGTATCATGCACGGCCTCTGGTTTTATGCGGAACCGGATCAGTTTTCCCATCGCAGTGCAGCCTCACAACAACCGCGTCCTTACCAGTCTTCTGCCTGGCCTGAGAATATCATGCAGGTTCGCTGGGATCCGGATGCCATCATTCGCTGGAACTTCGGCTACTGGGCGGCCGTGGTTCGTCATCCCGACGCCGAAGCCATCCTGACAGCACAGCTCAAAGACGCTGATATGCTGGTGCAGAACAAAGCTATCAGAAACCTGGGACTGCTGGGCAGCGACTCTGCCCTCCGCATCTTGAAACAGCAATCCACCCGCCCCCAGGAAACAGTACGTGTCGCCGCAGCGACAGGCCTCAGTTCCTGGGGTCCGGTTTACCTGGCTGGCCTGGGAGATGACAGTTCCTCTGCCGTACGCCTGGCGGTCGCCGAAGGTCTGGGACAGTCTCCTACGGCTGATGCCGCCTTGCAGCTGAAGTCCCTGATCAATGACCGCAGCACCGAAGTACAACTCACCGTGATTGAATCGATCCGACACTGGCCAGACGAACTGGCTATCCCACTCCTGCTGGAAGGGATTAAGGAAGGCGTCTTCAAAACACGCCGCGCCAGTGTGTTGCAGCTGACTGAACGGACGGGTGTCGGCGGGATCATCTCCATCGAAGCCTCACGTGAAGAACGGACAGCCGCCATCCAGTCACTGGTGCAGTCGGGACAACTTCCCGGCGGATTCTGGACTCAGTTGATGCAGCAGGGAATCCATCAGGAATCCCGCGTGAATCAGGGACGTGTCGCGGAACTGCAGGCTTACTTCCAACAGTTGATCAACCAGAGCCCCGACGCTCCCGGCTGGCAACACGCTTTCCAGGAGTTGACCCAGTTGACACCCGAAGAAGTCAATCAGCTGGAGAAGATGATTCTGGAGACATCGGTTGCCATCCCGGATGAGGTATACAGCGACCTGCTTCCCAAACTCGATACAAATTACGCCGCACTCCAGCAGTTAAATAGTTCGCATGTCACCGACCGGCGTCAGGCGGCCCAGCAACTGTTTATGAGCTCACAGAAATCTTCGCTCAATCCGGTGATCGTCAAACGTCTGCGTACCATGATGTCCCGGGAACAGGACCGGCTCGTCTGGCGGATTGTGATGGAATCGATCTCCCGAGACAGCTATGAAGAGGCCGCCCAGCTTGCCCTGCTGGCAATCAATCACAACTGGCCTGACATTCGGGTGCTGGGCTGTGAGTATTTTGGTGCTCACGGAATTCCCCAGTATGCCCCCTGGGTCTTACCCCTGTTGAATGACAGCAACCACTCCGTGCAACTGGCCGCCATCCGTGCCCTGGGACAATGCCATAATCCCATCGCCATCAATGGGGTTCAATCCGACGAACAAAACCCGTCGCGACCGGCGTCACTGCGGAACCTGTTAACCCATTCGAATCAGCGTGTCCGCTTTGAAACCGTGGTCGCTTTGAGCCACCTGGGCGACTTCCAGGGCATGCAGGAACTGGTGCGTCTTTCCAACGACACCCGCAGTGCAGTCAGGCGGGACGCCGTGCGGGAAATGGGAGAATCGGGACAGACGCGCTTCGTAGAACCACTGATCCAGATGGCCTGGACCGAACGTAACTCGTCCACCCTGGAAGAGATTCTGAGCAGCCTGGGCAGACTGGTTCCCCCATCCGATCAACCAGCGGAATTGAAGACGGTTTCCAGCCCCAGCGAACAGGCGAAAATCTGGATGAACTGGTGGCAAACTCAGCACTCAGGGTCCAGTTCGCGGCTGTCTACAGGGCGTTAA
- a CDS encoding carboxylesterase family protein → MLRKMLPGALALLMLMSGASIQAEEKAQSGKQGAAELKTTIPVNMDYLIYLPENYDEKEKWPLMLFLHGAGERGDNLDLVTVHGPPKLIKNGKQFPFIVVSPQCPEEQLWQPVELTALLNDIEKKYKVDKDRIYVTGLSMGGFGTWSLAAYTPYRFAALVPICGGGEKFWVKKIKHVPIWVFHGAKDGAVPLERSQTLVDVLKKEKADVSFTIYPEAGHDSWTETYNNPEVYEWLLKQKRKPEKEVRAAEAKAEAERKAKREAAKKKK, encoded by the coding sequence ATGTTGCGAAAAATGTTACCAGGAGCATTGGCACTGCTCATGCTGATGAGCGGGGCTTCCATCCAGGCGGAAGAAAAAGCACAGTCGGGCAAGCAGGGGGCTGCAGAGCTCAAAACCACGATTCCGGTCAACATGGATTACCTGATCTATCTGCCCGAGAATTATGATGAGAAAGAAAAGTGGCCCTTAATGCTGTTTCTGCACGGTGCCGGAGAGCGGGGAGATAATCTGGATCTGGTGACGGTCCACGGTCCTCCCAAGCTGATCAAGAACGGAAAGCAGTTCCCCTTCATCGTGGTTTCTCCCCAGTGTCCTGAAGAGCAACTCTGGCAGCCTGTGGAACTGACGGCTCTGTTGAATGACATTGAAAAGAAGTACAAGGTCGATAAAGACCGGATTTATGTAACGGGCCTGAGTATGGGAGGCTTCGGTACCTGGTCCCTGGCCGCTTATACCCCTTATCGCTTCGCCGCCCTGGTGCCGATTTGCGGCGGTGGTGAAAAGTTCTGGGTCAAGAAAATCAAACACGTTCCTATCTGGGTTTTCCACGGCGCGAAAGATGGCGCTGTGCCTCTGGAACGTTCGCAGACCCTGGTCGATGTGCTCAAGAAAGAAAAGGCCGATGTTTCGTTTACGATCTATCCGGAAGCCGGACACGATTCCTGGACGGAAACCTACAACAACCCCGAGGTTTACGAATGGCTGCTGAAGCAGAAACGCAAACCCGAAAAGGAAGTCAGAGCCGCGGAAGCCAAAGCAGAAGCAGAACGCAAAGCAAAGCGTGAAGCAGCGAAAAAGAAGAAGTAG